Below is a window of Paenibacillus bovis DNA.
GATCCATAACTGCAACGCATGGAAGCACCACGGACAACATAGTATTCATCTGCCACGTAAATTCCCTCCTTTACTGCAAATCCTGTTTCAGATTAGTCGATTGGGTTCAATGAACCGAAGGTATGTCTGTATTTGATGTGTAGTCTGTTCCTGCTTTCTGTGTACAATTAGGTATGGAATTATCATCTTTGGGTGCGGTTACCGGTACTGGACAGCATGAACAGCGAGACGTTCCAGGCGTATCCCCGTCATATCGCGGCGAAGTATACTTTCTGCCATATCCAATCGAACCACGATTTCGGGACGGGAGCTGCCGGCAATCCGGAATATCCGGCGCTGCTGCAGCTTGTCCGCATCCAGTACAATTTGCTTGAGCATACTATGATCCTGATTCCACTCACTATCCGGATGCAGCACATCCGCTGCAGTGGGGAAAGGAATGTAATAAGGAACCTGAAGCATTCGTTCCTGATCCATTAGCACGGTTATTCGAAAAGTCATCGCCGGATCATATAACGCCCACAGCTTCATCATTCTGTCAGACAACAGCGGTACCGCTTCTTCCATATAATCGAGAAATTCCGTATCTTCGCCAGAACGCATATATAATCCGAGCGGCTCCTTAATATCATCGGGCTGCAGATGCGGGAGCTTCCATACCGGAATCTGCTGGGTAATCGGCTCGAGCCGCGGAATATCGGTATAACGCATATCCTGCTTCAGGAGAAAATAGTCCATTGCTCTGCCGCCTCCTTTTGCTCTGCTGATACTTGATGATCAGGAGCTTCTGTAGAATCCTCCAGCTGACAAAGCAGCTCGCTCTCATCCCGGAACTCCCCGGCCAGAATAGCACAGCCAGCTGCTTTGGTCAGTCTAGTCCAATCGGGATGTTCTACCCAGACCGGCATCATCGATTTGATAAATTCCACAGTCAGCGTATGATACTTCACCGCTTCGATCTGCTGTATTTTCTCGATATCCATTACTGTAATCCGGCGGCCATACGGACGACGAAGCTCATCCAGTTGCTTCATCCGGTCAAATAATGGTTGGAACGTAAAAGTAGCATCCCAGTGTACAGTACATTCGACGTGATCCAGAAACCAGCGTTCATCATAACAATCGATTCGGTAAGTGGGCTGGTTATTCATAATGGCGGTACGCAGCAGTGAAATATACATATAGCGAATAGGACCTTTTTGTCCGGCAGACTGTAGTTCCCCGGCACGTCGGCATGCTTCGCGCAGCGCGTCGATCAGACCCTGCTCAATATGCTCCTTGTGCTCTTCGTAATTTTTCTCAATGATGGGCAGATCGCCGAGCCAGCCTTCCAGCACATACTGCTGCAGAAATTCATCCAATGCGCTGTCACGATCCGGCAGCCTCATTCGATATTCACCTTACCCCCGCTCAATTTCACATCGTCCTTGATATTGACGGTAGCTCCGGCCTGGATGAAGTCTACACCTTCCTGACCTTCAATCGTAATCTTGGTTTTGCCGGTAATCTGGATATCTTCTTCTGCAGTCATGATGATCTTTTTATTGCTGTTGATCTCGATACCACCTTCGTCCGTTAGGCGGATTAGTAGCTGTCCATTGGCGATAATCTCTACTGCGCCAGGTTTAAAGACAACCTGTTTGCCGTATTTGGTACTGATGCTTTTGATCGCCGGATCGCTGCGTTTGACTGGATCAGATGATTTTAGATCGACTGAACTTGCTACAAAGGCATTCTTTTCGCGCTCATCCGGGAAATACAGACGAATCTGGTCGCCCACTTCGGGCATCGCGTACCAGCCGCTGCCATCCGGAGAGGAATACACAGTGGAGTAGGCGAACCACTTGGCACCACTCTCGTCCGATCCCTGATCAATATCCAGTTTGATTTTTACCTGGTCTTTCATGATTTCGGTTACTTTACCGAACAGTGAAGCACCGGACAGCTCATGTGCCCAGATTGTACGCAGTCGGAAGCTTGCACGATCACGCAAAATATAGCGACCTACCAGAAGCTCACCTTCGGTTACAATCTCGGCTGAGGCAATATATAGTGTTTTATCCTGAAAGCGAACCAGGCTGCCCAGCTCCAACAGTTCATAACTGCTCACTTCGTAGCTGATACTGGACTCTTCCCGATCATCAGGTATGCCATTATTCGCTTTGAGCTTGTGCTCCATCAGATCCTTTTTGACGGTATAGTTATGTTCGTTCAGCATAATCGGGGTGTTGCCTTCGGGTACACCTACCATCAACTTCAATCCTGCCTGTGTAGATGTCGGGATCAGCGGTTCATTCAGTCTGGAAGCCAGACGTTTAGCAAATGTCCAATCGGTCTCGTTGTACTGGACAAACAGTTCTTCCAGATATTTACCATGGGAAGCCTCATCACGGATTTCTGCTTTGGGATAACTGCTCGCCAGATGATTGAACAGATCACGGTATGTCTCCTCGATCTTTTGAAAAGAGCGCTGCTTTTTCTTGATATCCATCAGAAAAGTCATGCTCTGCGCTTCGATATGAAGTTCACGCACATCATTAATCGCTTTTACCGAAATATCAGTAACTACACCCTGAAATAACAGAACTTCCTCATACGGATTGCTG
It encodes the following:
- a CDS encoding phage baseplate assembly protein V produces the protein MTFASTRTQSMSDILAGRPLLPTIFTKADIRIEPYQFERVLKLGIVKKLNEHVTFTLQGIVPEELMDQYVERADEDERIRVFISNPYEEVLLFQGVVTDISVKAINDVRELHIEAQSMTFLMDIKKKQRSFQKIEETYRDLFNHLASSYPKAEIRDEASHGKYLEELFVQYNETDWTFAKRLASRLNEPLIPTSTQAGLKLMVGVPEGNTPIMLNEHNYTVKKDLMEHKLKANNGIPDDREESSISYEVSSYELLELGSLVRFQDKTLYIASAEIVTEGELLVGRYILRDRASFRLRTIWAHELSGASLFGKVTEIMKDQVKIKLDIDQGSDESGAKWFAYSTVYSSPDGSGWYAMPEVGDQIRLYFPDEREKNAFVASSVDLKSSDPVKRSDPAIKSISTKYGKQVVFKPGAVEIIANGQLLIRLTDEGGIEINSNKKIIMTAEEDIQITGKTKITIEGQEGVDFIQAGATVNIKDDVKLSGGKVNIE